Within Dermacentor albipictus isolate Rhodes 1998 colony chromosome 3, USDA_Dalb.pri_finalv2, whole genome shotgun sequence, the genomic segment TGGGGGCATAGCTTCGAGATGGGTTTCAACTAACCTCAAGGTGATTCCCTCGATTCACACAAGTGTGCACAAAATTGCAGATTTTGTGGTATCAAGTCGGCTGAGAACACGAATTCCACCGGAAGGTGATACTGCTAATATGAGCCTCAGCGGCGATGGTCAGAAGAACTACTGATACAGGCTTCAAGAGACGACGTCTCAAATAATCCTCATCACCATGCAATGAGGGCGAGGAAGACAAAGTACGGTCGCTACGAATGTGTGCCTCTTCGCAATAGAAATGGTAGTGTGGACAAAGACACCCTGTAATTGGATATGTGAGGCGCAGCAGTGCCGATGATTTGCCTGAGTGTGAGAAAGTATACAAAGACTCCAGCTGAATGTTACAGAATCTTGTTATGAATGAGCGTGCTGTAAAACAGAAAAGAACACACTGCTAGAAAGGAGAGCGGCAGACCGTTTTTGGCCATGGAAACATTCCTATTGGCGAAGAGAAGGGTCTCCTGAAGCCAGTTTTAACTGCGGGCGTCAGAACGAGAATGCATTCGCTGCTTCTAAATGACACGCCACCTGCTAACTGCAAGCAACAGGCGGCTTTCATATGCTCCATGTGCAGTTTTGGTCTCTGTCTCATAAAAACAAAagacctcgttttgcaatttccATCAGCACTAGCCAGCAAAACCCAAAGTTTCCTAAAAAAACCGTTTAAGACGTAAACGTTTGGCACGGGAGGCCAAAAGAGCTTCCGTGGAAGGAAAACGTGTTGGTATTTTTTTTCGAGCATTTGAAaattttcgcgaattgagactagttTCTTTCAATaagtaaggtatgagctctgtttgttttgtttgagaagctcggagatttgaaagacgcgtttttttgtaaacatgtagtatcgcgaggtgttcattaataagtagataggctttctttttgtttgtgtgtgcgagttacctgagtgtcaaggttatcgtggagaggcctatcgtaacgcgcgtgtgtattagttaaccttctttttaatgtgttttttattttctaagttTAACCGcataggttttcagtaagtgcgtgatttgtaCTGAGAGGAgctcttagttccattagcgcgtgtcctgtgcggacggaaggaagcaggtttatgactgggttgtTCGTGCGTGTtcagggcagccgtattctgacttcagTACTTAGCGTGCAGGGAACGAGTTATTAGAAGacacgtttgtttgaaggttcctttgtgttgcgtaagttacgcaagtttggttGTTCGTTTAAGGAACGCGTCCTGTGTGgactaaaggaacaaatgtgagtaagcgtGACAAAAACTTTGTGTATGACGTAAGCACGTGTTccgaatagggaccacaaagctagcgcgatggtatttacgtacctgtggagttggccacaCTCTTCAGTGGCAACAGTACATGAGACAAGTATGCCACTGTGATAGGATAAGAACAGGCTGTTGgcgaagttaggctgcttaagttatgtttgggtattggtgtttgagagccttcggtttaattctgcgtaaacctttactcttgtgcagcgcggtgGTCGGGTTTGGTCAAACTCAAGAGGAACGTGAACGCCcgctttggcggcacgaaattttggggcaaaatttggggaTTCCCAGATGAGTGACTTGCActgaaattttgataggaagcctggtgggttaacatCTGATTGCGGGCGTTTGcacgctgagtggtattgtgttgccgggtcgactcttctgtgctagttgtgagatggttgaaggcattccaagtgcgcaggggttgcagagagcaaagccatcgtcttgctcgccagccattctctccctgcccagcggttgccagcactggacagccgagattttccgggccatggaggcgctgttaagaacggccagctgcagtacgagtttgccagccatttacgtcAGCGGTGGTAACCTCATCTTGgaacgccgccgccaacctctagcctcgtcgccgttgcgAGTGAAggagtttgacgaagcaggctttgtgctgaaaccgccaccgttacgctctagcctcgtcgccgttgcgagtgaaggagttcgacgaagcaggctttgtgcgcaacacgacaacgccgccctgttctgctatgagtgggggagttgccgcgggaacgtcgacaTGGGCTCCTTCCCGCGttccgaccaagacgcaagacaatgtgctagccggaacggctcagagttctacgaagccccacTGACGTCGGCTCCGCACCATTACACCTGTGTATATGTGcagcacgtgtatgtgagccctcatcctcctccaacagCCCTCACGTCGAACgctgacgtcgaacgatgactggacgaacgtttccgtccgcttggaatcaaggggggaccaagtgcttataagcagcgattggcGGCTGCTAGTGGGTGCTCGTcgtcgtgagctgcgtgctcgttatcgtgctagaaatgtactagtgagctgcgtgctcgtcgtcgtgctcgaaatgtactagtgagctgtgtgctcgtaagctgtttgctgtatgtgtcgtcttgcgggctccatttgggagtcacgctagactgtcgatgtatgtcttgtctaagatgtaaataacgTAAATAAATCcagttcaccgagttcctctctccgaccgtcaactccttcaaatggtggcagcggcgagatcgtccgacgactcctacatctagttgacagcggtgggatcgtccgacaactctgacaagacccagcagggcgaagttttgtcaataatgacgtGTTTCATGCAGAggtgttcttgtttaggtcaatgggTGAACATTGACATGATATCAGCATACAATGCagatcttgttttatttgcaacGTAATTCTGACAGGcagcattcaattgattggtttAAGTATAAAGCACTAATCGACCAATGAGGCTGTGCCACACTGTTCCCATGGTTCACATCCGGAAAAACTACCTGTGCATTATTCTATTCGACAGTATAAACTTTCTTTTCTGATGTCCGTGCCTTGTTTAAAGTAAACTGTGACTGTGGGCAAATGTCGTGTTACTGTAACAGCTGCGGCAAAAATTTGTGGTAATGTCTAATAGAAGTCTTcagttcttgtcaagctgtccattagccaacttttagcataatgttagcagggcttactgaagtacttgTATatgtccatggctacaaaatgtcttgatcaacACAGCTACTAGACTTTTGAATGAGCTGTTCAAGACATCTTTTAAACATGAAATAGCTGGTTCCGTGTTTTGTGGGGTgcttgcttgaggcattgttgtacGCCTAATTTTATAACATCTTTGAGGATTGAGTATTATTTGTCACTGCCgcgcatggcacatcgcatcgtggtagaagtattaaactttaattgaaataTAGCGTTTATtacgcccccttcgaaatgcggctgccgcggtcgggatcaaatctgcgacctcgagaTGAAACATTACGCAAAGCTACCGCTGCGGGCACTGAAGTGTTGATTGGACGTGCCAACGCTTCCGTGGGGTTGCTAGCTAGACCCTGGggtgtgctttaattaatgcggctctttttctgcacgccctgcataagttttcttgacatatttgcatggtatttatttttcagaaatagcagggaCGTATCTTACCGTaacttgaacttaaatttatcctgtTTTCCCGCAACCGCGTGGGAGCGCCCCTCTGCGCGCTAATCGCGCGCACCGAGGTGCCTCAATAAAGttctccatccatccatccatccatccatccatccatccatccatccatccatccatccatccatccatccatccatccatccatccatccatctatccatccatccgtccgtccgtccgtccgtccgtccgtccgtccgtccgtccgtccgtccgtccgtccgtccgtccgtccgtccgtccgtccatccatccatccatccatccatccatccatccatccatccatccatccatccatccatccatccatccatccatccatccatccatcccgcaaccgctgtcgtgtctatagcGTTTCGTTGCTTTCTCTTGCCATCTCAGGGTGCCTACcatgttgacatttccaaattctcggagttttccaggttttccctgagtgcctttgcaaaattcccggagtgatgcagaactatgttttatgtcaagtcggGCTGAAACCATACCTCCCGATGCTGTCACCCTCTAGtaagcatacaaaaaaaaaacgacttagtCCAATTTGAACACTAAAGAGTAGTGTTTGTGTAATTCAAAAATAGAATAGAAGGGATggtttagtaaaatgcacagcaaataagatgtcttcgaaaaaaaattgcaaatcgagtaggacattctcaaatacgaataaaaaggggATGCATACGGAAGCAAAATTACGCCTGCATTGATGCACACCCACTATAACGTTGTCATGATGacaataatgatgataatgaagtGCGGATTTCCACCAAGATGGAGTGGAGTCATATGTCGCCAAGCTAGTTTTTGTAGCCTTCACTTGTGGACAGGTCTTTACATACACCTAAGCATATCCTTAGTCCTTTCATTTCTCCCGTTCTGCCCACTTCCCTCtccccaagtgcagggtagcaaagcaggtgcaacctggttaaccttcctgcctttttcCATCTCGGTGATAAGCATTGCCGCCGTGTACTTTGAGCATGCAAGTCTGCATGCTCAACACGAAAACTTGAAACACGAATTCCACGTTCCGAAAACTGTCAGTCAAGtgcccccctccctttctttttttcttttctttctgcgcaCGTGGTTACAAAACGTTCTTGGTAGTATTGACGGACGGTTAAGAGCTTAGCGTTCGGCATATACACTTGCTTCTCCTATATATAGGATTATTTTACTACATATATTTAACATCGCTTTCAGTCAAATTTGTGACGTGCGGTATACAAGGCGGCCTATGAAATCGAGCTACAGGAAAGAATATTTCAGTGGCTACCGTTACGCATCAGTATCTTCGGAAACGAGGCATCCGATACTATCACGACTTCTAAACACAAATGGTGTTTATGTTCTTGCGCGGTGCAATAAACGTATTCTATTTTTGTGCTTATAACGTCCGATAGCAACACACTGGCCATGACAGACGTGGTAGTGGAAAGGCTTGACATTAATTACTATCAgctggagttttttaacgtgcaccgaatgctCAGTGCacagcgcctttttttttcattacggccTCGTCGGAATGCAGTCGCCGCGGCCAGAAATCGAACGAGCAACCTCGGGctccgccgcaaagcgccgtagGCACGCAatgcgccaccacggcggtttAGAATACTTCGTGCGGGCATAAATGAAATTTCACCAAACCAAGGAAAGGGAGAGTCAAAACGCTCGTACAACGAAGAACACTTTCATTAAACCTCAAATACTTTATTCGTGTCATAAACCTTAAATACCTTATTCGTGTCACGTTGAATTTGCCCGTTTAGCGTTCGCATCATGCTCGATGACAAAGAGCGAAAGGTCTCCGCGCAGAACACAGTAGATAAGTAAATTGCCGTGATCCATAGGGTTGCATCTGCTGCCTCCTGGACCTAGTCACTTTCTGCATTGCTAAAACCACTTCGGGCTCATGCTATCGTGCAGACGATAACTGAATATCAACGCAACCTACAGTAGTCACAAGTGAGAACATTCTTTTCCATTTGTAAAATAAGCATAAACTTGACATTTTATAGATCTCCCAAAATTCAGTCCTTATGAAATGGAGCACTTGTCCTTGCAATCCTGAAACTTGTCCTCGTGTGGGTGGTTGCCGCACGTTAATCTGCACGGGTGCTTACAGCGCTATACGTAACCACACCGCCAGGTGCACGGAGATGCCTTGTCGCAGCAGGGCCTGATGTCAATGTGGCCGCATGAAAGTGTCCTAGAAACAATAACTCGGCACTGGGGTCTAGGTTCGCTGCAAACCACATCAAGTGTGTGGCCACAAACCAATGTTTTCTTGACGAACATTCTGCACTTCAACGAGGAGGTTCTGTTGCAAGAGCCGTGAGCTGGATGACCACAGTCTAACACAACTTTGATTTGCACGGTGCATGGCGGAAAGACCCTGCGGTCCGCTCCGCAAGAGACGTAACAAGAGTGACCGCAAGGACGCACGGCCGTTACGGAGACGTCGCAACGATAACCAGCTTTGTCGCAACACTGGATGGTTTTTGTGTGGCCGCAGGAAGGGGTCACTAGCACAGGCCTTCGGCACGGAGGCAAGTTGGCTTGCTGTGCCCGACGTCCAGTTGCAGATGCATGTGACCGCTGTGGACGGTCCCTGATTCTCAAAGCAGGTAATCTTCAACTTATGTCCGCACTCGCGGTTCACGGTAACTGGCACCGTGCACTTGTAGTGGCGCAGGGATAAGTAGCTTGGATGTCCAAGTGCTAAGGCACCTGTGGCTGCCGTAGATGGATTCTCAGAGCACGGAACCTGTGCCGTGTGTCCGCATTGCAGGTTTACAGTTACTAGCGCCGTGCACGTGTACTGGCTCAAGGGCGAGTTTTCCAGAGGTTCAAGTGCGGAAGCACTTGTGGCTGCTGTTTTCAAAGCACGTAATCTGTGATCTGGTAATCTGGTTTTCAAAGCACGTAATCTGTGTAGTCTGTCCGCACTTCATGGTTGCGGTAACTGGCACTCTGCACTTGTACTAGTGCGCACCGTGTCGGCTGGCTGTCGCGGTACCAGGCACTGGTACATGACCTGATTCCCACTTGTAACAAGAAAACGTAGCAGTGTGGGTACAGTAAGGCAATTTCTTAGTGACGTTGACCATGCACCGCTGAGTGCAGCGCTCAGAGCACCTGTTAAGACAGGGGTGTTTACGACTGCAAATATATTTCGAACAAGGCTGGTCGCGAACGTCTGGGTGATCTCCACTGTGGCAAATTTGTAAGCAcatgtggctgcagcgcatctTAGCACCGCATAACTGCATGCATCCCCCACTTTGCTGCATTTTTGTACCAAAATCATCTCCCGATTCGATACGAACGACAGTTCGAGGGTGGAGCACGCACGACAAAAAAAGAGCTGGACTGGTAGACCCTTTGCTTTCATGGGCCGCGTTGAAAACATTCTGGCAGCTCTCGTCAGCGCTTGCAAGCCTTCCGAAACCGTACACTGCACAATGTCCCTTCTCAGAGCAGCCGCAAGATATGAGCCACGTGCGCCCGAGCCTACAAGCAAGATCAGGATCTTGCAAAAAGTTGAGCCTAAAATTTTTACAGACCACACTGTGTGCGCACACCCTACCTGCCGCAGTTTTTCGATCAGCGTCTGCGTAGCCACAGCAGCAGAAGGCGATAAGGTAACAATAGCCACATCTCTCGCATGGTAGCCGTGTGTCTGAAAATGAAGACACAACCGGGATATCATCAAGACTGCTTCTTCTTTGTCGGGAATGTCAAAAGACTGCTGAGATTCTGTAACACCCCTGACAGTTTCAACACTGCAGCCTGACTGCAGCACATTTTTTGTGAACGGTGCTAGAAGGTTGCAGACCGGCTGCGAGAGGAAATACTGAACGCTTAGTTCGTGTAGCTCAAAGCCTTGGCGGCTGAATGCGAACGATCATAGTGACGAAGATGCTGTTCCCTTTTAACATATGCTGTCACCTATAAAGACGAGCTTTGAAATGCCGTTACAGAAGAGACTACCAGCAAGCAAGAATGGGACTTGATGCGCTCGGCACACAACTAAGGCCTTAGGTTGCATAGCATTGATGACACCGCTATGCGCGATCGCTGCAGTCACAGAGGCAACAATCACAGACGTCCCAGAAGCTGGACGCGAGACATTTTCGGATAGCATTTTACTGCAGTGGAGGTAGCAATGCAATACTTCACATTGGGCACCTTCAAGTTTACTGAGGATATTTCGCCTAGGGCACAGAATCCACTGCTTGTATAGCTGCCATCGGTGACACCGCTCCAGCTGCATAATATTGGTCTGTTCCACCTGAAATTGGTTCGCTCGAGTAGCCTTGAGAGTTTTCCAGATGTAAGCTGTTTTCACATAGTCAGAGACACCTTCGGCGCCTTGGGACGTTTGCGTAGTCCTTTGATAACGAAAGCCAACTGAACGATTTGAATTGGTGAGACTCCGCTTCCTTTTAGCGCGTACTCACCGTCTTCTCGGTAAGCGTCCATATCGGCTGCCGACACAGCCGTCAACATCTCGTTACGACTAACTCCTTGCATCAGCCACCTTTCTACGCAGATTCTTTCGTCATTCCTTTTAGTTGAGAACTGGTGGGTGATCCCTCGAAATTGAGGCTGGTGGAAGATAGCACTTTTCAAACTGTTCAAGTCTTTCAACACCTTGCTTAGGAGGCACCTTCTTAGGAGGCAGTCGTTAATTTTTCCTTTCGACAAGATAGCCGAGGCAGATTCTTCATCAGCACCTGCTGCTTTGTCAACTTGGACGTCCAAACAAAATAAGCCATCTGGTTCATTTTTGAACATAGGGGGTTAGCCCATTACCTACAACGAGTACCAGCCCTCGCCTCTTTAAGCCATCCACAGTAAGGGTCAATTGCGCAGCGGCGCTCAGCAGCTCTTTGTCACCGGTGCCAGACGGCGCGTGAATTAGCACCCCTCGATCAGAAGCAACTGCAGCTCTTACTGCGATCGCTTGATTTTCGTCAAGAGAAACTGTCCCTTCCAGCATGCCGTTCAATGACGAGTCAAGCACTGTTTGCACAGCAGCCTGATCGTGGGCGGCCTCATGTCCAGACTCAAGAGGCTGACAGCTTTCACCTAGAAGCATGGATTTCACTCGCTCCAAGTCGGCAAGCGATTATGAGCGCAGCGAATTGAGATGGCTGATGAAGCAGCCCGGGTCCAAGTTCAGGTTTACCAGAACAAAGTCGTGACTTTCATTATCGTCGGTGACACCGAGACAATCGTACAGCAATGCGACTCGTCTCCCATCGAGTTTTAGGGTCTCTCCGTAGCGTATGTACTGCTTTTCTGGATCGCAGAACGCGACCGCAGTCGCACGAAGCGAGGCCGGGTCACAGTTGACGGTTGTTACGAGGCGGCCTAGACCCGTGTTGGGAACAAGCCGGAAGCTGCCGAGTGTAGCCCGCACATCCGAGGACACCGCGTGTAGGTAGCAGTCGTGGATGTACAACGAGACTGACTTTTCACTTGCAGGTCCAACTTCTTCCCGCCGGCACACGATGGCGGCCGTTATATCAGCGAACGTCGGGAACGGCACCGCCTTGCTCGCCGACGGACGATCTGCTCCAAACGGGAACATCAACCGGTCATCGAAGTCGTTCTTCGGAGAGCCATCGTCTGGACCGTTCTCGTCTTGGTGGCTACCACCTTCTGCCCTATCGCTTTCCGGTGGACACGGTTCGGAAGGAACGTCGTCGAATGTGTCATGGCCTGTACATGGAGCGCTGCTGCACGAGGTCACATATTGTGTGCTGCGCCCTCCCCGGCGCCATCCTCTGCCAGGACCTCCTGAAGAGGAGGGTCTTGCTACTCCCAGCGTTGCACCCCTCTTGGCCCTGGTTCCGGATCTTGCGCTAACGGCTTGAGACGACGCCGAGGCACCCCCGTCGTCAGAAAAGCCAGGCGGATCCAACGGCGGAGGTTCTCCGAACGCGTCACTCTCTGCAGAGTGCCGAGCAAAGCTAGTGCGGTACTTCTTCAGGTCTGAAGGCTTGGTTCCCTCTGTGTCGACGATTCCGTGGCCCTGCATGGGCGACCCCTGTGCTTCGAAGGTGGCCGCTCCATCGCCTTTCCGCAGGCGGGGAGGCCACGGCTGGAATATCTGcacaaggcaaaatgcaaaaaaaaaattacttgatcCGATGCACACCGATGCGCGAGTCGCTTGCATTGCGACATTTTAACTCTTCAAGCAAACTGCACACCTTGCACCAATCACTGACATTGTTTGCCGGGAACACAGAGCGGTGTTAAGGCGTAAGGGCGTTTCTGTTTTGCTGAAGTGAGACTGATATCAGTGAATATTagaaattatcgggttttacttgccaaaaccacgatctcattatgaggtatgccgttgtaaatttggaccatctggggttctttaacgtgcatctaaatctagtacacgggtgttcttgcatttcgcccccatcgagatgtggccgccgtggccgtgattcgaacctgcgacctcgtgcatagcagcccaacaccgtggccactgatcaaccacggcgggtctatgAATATTACCTGCACATGTAAGCGAACGTACCAGTTTTCGCATACCTAAGTAGATGACCTGTATTTATTCGAAATACACAGCTGCCCACCGCGACTACAAATTCTCCACAAGGTTCGGCAATATACATGGTTTGTGCGCCGTACCTCCTGTGTAGCTTTCTCGTTGCTTCTTGTCACGTGGTGTATACGTGTGCGCGGCAGTGCTCATATAACTAATCATAGTGGAATGGTTGCGCAGAGAGGATTATGCAGACACGCACCCAGGAtttctttttcgggggggggggggcaacccaaggtaactgttctatgcaaatgaggggccGGGTtatctttactagtacaaatgtcaataacgcccgccattcgccataaagatgcgtaaacccgcaaaagaggaATGAAATAAAGTGTATCGCACAGGTAGTTGGGCCTGGAAAAGCCTATGTTTTAACAACACTATCACTGCCCGTTTGCGCAATTTTCTGGTGCTGCAAATACCTAGCTGCTCTCGGTAACAGCGACGTACAGTATAAGTTCTGTGGAAATCCGCAAGGTGCGAGGCAGCTTCGCGCAAGGAAAAGTTTGCCGTCCACTTTACCGTATACTAGTGCGCTACATACTTGCACATGCACCAATTCTCGTGCATGCCTTCGAAAAGCTAACTtcgtagataaaaaaaaaagaaaatattcgtTATGAACCTGAGATGGAACCCTAAACCTCTGCCTTTTCGGGGCACTCGCGtcctaccatctgagctaacaagGAGGTTATCAGATGGCAGCGCGAGGCATGGATGCCCCCGGCAATTTCCGTTGTCGGCGTGGCTGTGAattacccccgtattcacaaacgcacttcgacttgaccctccactcgaaatgctccttgagggcggtttttcatttcacaaatcgccctccacttgaaacgcgccttgagtgaaggaaagctcgagcgctttactcgaggatctcaaggtagcctcgcagttaccttgaatcgctcctcgagtgaagttagtgcgtaaacatggctgccttgcgatctgtcgctcgactcgtcagcattttccgatggacgccagttgcctccgtagcttttcttgggttaaccgtgctgcgcattttcaagggcttcgttttagggaccgttgcagtcctctggagcgcttcggcaccggaattattccactgcagcgccgagacagatcggccatcctgtcaagaagactgcgagctagtgcagtgatTGTCGTCTTACACCGTGCATGAGCCAGTTGGTGACCTGCACACTGGTATTCTTCGTGCCAGTGCTCCGAACCTACTATCGGCGTCAGTGCATTCACGTGTTTCTTGCGGCTCATCGTAAAAAGCCGCATCAGTTCAAGCACGGCGCGATACATAACTGCGGCGgacttcgaacttgcaaaaagaaaacagctacgaAGATTCCTGTCACCAGTGGGTGTGTTGCCTGTGCGCGTGTGTCGCTTAAGCGAGCGCCGGCCGTCGCCCCTTCGGCGCTGTTTGTACTCGGGCAGATCGTCACTGCCTACGCAAATCCAAGGACGGCGAAACACACCGCAGCAAAGCGAGCATCTTTTtaaacgagcaggtgcgttcactttAGTTCTTggaattttctttaatttgatgcagctagttgcgctaaggaaaaaaagaaatggactgtaatttcgcgcggaccatgtgcagttggtgcaatttaaagtcataagcaataattacgtaatgcttgcttcaaaccattcagtttaattagcttgtcatccctatgaagatccaagctcaacgaggaagtcaccaaccatgaaatggcattcaggattatacctgcacgtatacacaggttaatgtaatgttttgttcgaataaaagagacagaataacaatacaacagagtagagttttgtgcatcacattattttttattccgatAAATAAAGGTGTAGCA encodes:
- the LOC135905193 gene encoding uncharacterized protein, with amino-acid sequence MFKNEPDGLFCLDVQVDKAAGADEESASAILSKGKINDCLLRRCLLSKVLKDLNSLKSAIFHQPQFRGITHQFSTKRNDERICVERWLMQGVSRNEMLTAVSAADMDAYREDGEYALKGSGVSPIQIVQLAFVIKGLRKRPKAPKVSLTMAFSRQGFELHELSVQYFLSQPVCNLLAPFTKNVLQSGCSVETVRGVTESQQSFDIPDKEEAVLMISRLCLHFQTHGYHARDVAIVTLSPSAAVATQTLIEKLRQVGCAHTVWSVKILGSTFCKILILLVGSGARGSYLAAALRRDIVQCTVSEGLQALTRAARMFSTRPMKAKGLPVQLFFCRACSTLELSFVSNREMILVQKCSKVGDACSYAVLRCAAATCAYKFATVEITQTFATSLVRNIFAVVNTPVLTGALSAALSGAWSTSLRNCLTVPTLLRFLVTSGNQVMYQCLVPRQPADTVRTSTSAECQLPQP